A segment of the Acidobacteriota bacterium genome:
TCTCACGACGGCGTGGATTTCGACGAGCTGCGCATCGCCGTGGAGGATGCGTGGGCCCGCGGCGCCGAGCTGCGGGGCGCGTCCACCATCACGCAGCAGCTCGCCAAGAACCTGTATCTCTCACCCTCGCGACACCCTCTTCGCAAGGCCGCGGAGCTGATGATCGCCCGGCGGCTGGAAGCTGAGCTGTCAAAAACACGCATCCTCGAGATCTACCTGAACGTCATCGAATGGGGCGATGGCATCTGGGGGGCGGAGGCGGCATCCCGCGCCTACTTCGGCGTGCCGGCGGCCGCCCTCACGGTCGAGCAGGCAGCGCTGCTGGCCGCGGCCATCATCAACCCGCGCATCTACAGCCCGGCCCACCCGAACGCCAGGCTGCGGCGGCGGCAGCAGACCGTGCTCGCCAGGATGGGGGCGGGAGTCGAGCGCACGCCGGTGCCGTGAAGCCTGATGGCCCTAACTCGCTGATAGGTATCGTTTTAGGCGTGGCCAATCCTTGACAAGCTTTCGGCGATGTAGCAAGAATGTCGTCGGGACCATGGAACAGACGCTCTTGCTCAACGCCACGTATGAGCCATTGCGCGTCGTGCACTGGCAGAAGGCGATCACCTTGTGGTCACAGGGCAAGGTCGAGATCGTCGCCGTGTACGATCGCGAGGTCCGTTCCGTCTCGTTCAGCATCAAGCTCCCCTCGGTCATCAGGCTGCTTCGCCGCATTCGCATCCGCAAGACCGTCGAGTACGTCCCGTTTTCGCGCGCCAACATCTATGCGCGCGACAACCATGCGTGCCAGTACTGCGGCGGGCGGTTTCCGACGTCGGACCTGACGTTCGATCACGTCACGCCCGTCGCGCAAGGCGGCCGGAAGGATTGGGAGAACATCGTCACCTGCTGCGTGTCGTGCAACAGACGAAAGGGCGGCCGGACGCCCGAGCAGGCCGGCATGGTCCTCGTGCGCCCCGCACGTCGTCCCGATCGCGCGCCGGCCGTGCGGATCACCTTCGGGCTGAGGAACGCACCGGAGAGCTGGCGGGACTACGTTTACTGGAACGTCGAGCTCGACGACGAATCCTGATCGGAAGCATGTGACGTCCTCCGTGCACCCAGACTGGGCCGTTCCGGGGAGCCGCGTCGTTCTCGAGGGCGCGGGGTTTCCCC
Coding sequences within it:
- the mtgA gene encoding monofunctional biosynthetic peptidoglycan transglycosylase → MRRPRFDRTPWKSIGLVILTSGGAAFACLTYLWIQLPDVRTLRNANPTSTAFMRLREAEAGRSKGRTPQPAFRWVPYRQIAPALARAVVVAEDGRFWSHDGVDFDELRIAVEDAWARGAELRGASTITQQLAKNLYLSPSRHPLRKAAELMIARRLEAELSKTRILEIYLNVIEWGDGIWGAEAASRAYFGVPAAALTVEQAALLAAAIINPRIYSPAHPNARLRRRQQTVLARMGAGVERTPVP
- a CDS encoding HNH endonuclease, encoding MEQTLLLNATYEPLRVVHWQKAITLWSQGKVEIVAVYDREVRSVSFSIKLPSVIRLLRRIRIRKTVEYVPFSRANIYARDNHACQYCGGRFPTSDLTFDHVTPVAQGGRKDWENIVTCCVSCNRRKGGRTPEQAGMVLVRPARRPDRAPAVRITFGLRNAPESWRDYVYWNVELDDES